One genomic segment of Intestinimonas butyriciproducens includes these proteins:
- a CDS encoding aspartate/glutamate racemase family protein: MEQEQRLGILGGMGPQATQVFYQRILDKTDASRDQEHVPTLIWSDTGMPDRTRAILSGETEPVFARLLSGARLLEREGCTVLAIPCNTSHFFADRLQAGLRIRLLNMVRLSAAAMAARGCRRVGILATDGTVRTGIYQRECAGQGVEAVVPGPQAQALTMSIIYDEIKRGESGSREKFAAIDRDLRSQGCDGAILACTELSVYKEYHGVSELYLDAMDVLAEESIRACGYPLRSV, translated from the coding sequence ATGGAACAAGAGCAGCGCCTGGGCATTTTGGGGGGGATGGGCCCCCAGGCCACCCAGGTCTTTTACCAGCGGATCCTGGACAAGACCGATGCATCCCGGGACCAGGAGCACGTGCCCACCCTGATCTGGAGCGACACCGGGATGCCCGACCGCACCCGGGCCATCCTCTCCGGGGAGACGGAGCCGGTTTTTGCCCGGCTGCTCTCCGGCGCCCGCCTGCTGGAGCGGGAGGGCTGCACCGTGCTGGCCATCCCCTGCAACACCTCCCATTTTTTTGCCGACCGTCTCCAGGCCGGGCTGCGGATCCGCCTTTTGAACATGGTGCGCCTCTCGGCGGCGGCCATGGCGGCCCGGGGATGTCGGCGGGTGGGCATCCTGGCCACCGACGGCACGGTGCGCACCGGCATCTACCAGCGGGAGTGCGCCGGGCAGGGCGTGGAGGCCGTGGTCCCGGGGCCCCAGGCCCAGGCCCTCACCATGAGCATCATTTACGACGAGATCAAGCGGGGAGAGAGCGGCTCCCGGGAGAAGTTCGCCGCCATCGACCGGGACCTCCGGTCCCAGGGGTGCGACGGCGCCATCCTGGCCTGTACGGAGCTGTCGGTGTACAAGGAGTATCACGGTGTGTCGGAGCTGTACCTGGACGCGATGGACGTGCTGGCCGAGGAGAGCATCCGGGCCTGCGGATATCCCCTACGGAGCGTGTAG
- a CDS encoding helix-turn-helix domain-containing protein, with translation MRSLRKERHIRQEVMAEALGVSISAYRRYELNEREPAAPFLVDFADYFGVSTDYLLGRRDERL, from the coding sequence ATGCGGAGCTTGCGGAAAGAACGGCATATACGCCAGGAAGTCATGGCAGAGGCCCTTGGCGTCTCTATCAGCGCCTACCGCCGGTATGAGCTCAATGAGCGGGAACCCGCAGCTCCCTTCCTTGTGGACTTTGCCGACTACTTTGGCGTTTCAACGGACTACCTGCTGGGCCGCAGGGACGAACGGTTGTAG
- a CDS encoding ATP-grasp domain-containing protein produces METSFLPLLFGGDINVYSMARAFHEAYGIRSTAYGKFATGVCYESAILDYRVCAQNEDGPTFFQNVCGYAGEHPDKTVLVIGCGDSYVKLAARYRDQFPANVIAPYIDYDLMDRLTNKEKFYELCDQFGIDHPGTFVYRREMGYDFQLPFGAPYICKPSNGVAYWEHDFPGSEKVFCLPTREALETTLDKVYAAGYPDSMIIQEFIPGDDSFMRVLTCYSGADAKVRLMCLGHVLLEEHTPHGVGNHAVIITEPNDELCEKFRLFLEALHFTGFSNFDIKYDQRDGKFKAFEINTRQGRSNYYVTGAGYNLARILVEDRVEHRPQPLTVTHNRSLWMVVPRRVAYEYTPRRYHQEMRALIQAGAVTNPLRYGPDSALKRKLKLEKNQLGHFVKFKKYYHRPE; encoded by the coding sequence ATGGAGACATCCTTCCTGCCCCTCCTGTTCGGCGGGGATATCAACGTGTACAGCATGGCCCGGGCCTTTCATGAGGCCTACGGCATCCGGTCCACCGCCTACGGCAAGTTTGCCACCGGCGTGTGCTATGAGAGCGCCATTTTGGACTACCGGGTCTGCGCCCAAAATGAGGACGGGCCCACGTTCTTCCAAAACGTGTGCGGCTATGCCGGGGAGCACCCGGACAAGACGGTGCTGGTCATCGGCTGCGGCGACAGCTATGTGAAGCTGGCGGCCCGCTACCGGGATCAGTTCCCCGCCAACGTGATCGCCCCCTACATCGACTACGATCTGATGGACCGGCTCACCAACAAGGAGAAATTCTATGAGCTGTGCGACCAGTTCGGCATCGACCACCCCGGCACCTTCGTCTACCGCCGGGAGATGGGCTATGACTTCCAGCTCCCCTTCGGCGCCCCTTACATCTGTAAGCCCTCCAACGGCGTGGCCTACTGGGAGCACGATTTCCCCGGCAGCGAGAAGGTGTTCTGCCTCCCCACCCGGGAGGCGCTGGAGACCACCCTGGACAAAGTCTACGCCGCCGGGTACCCCGACTCCATGATCATTCAGGAGTTCATCCCCGGGGACGACAGCTTCATGCGGGTGCTCACCTGCTACTCCGGCGCCGACGCCAAGGTCAGGCTCATGTGCCTGGGCCACGTGCTTCTGGAGGAGCACACCCCCCACGGCGTCGGCAATCACGCCGTCATCATCACCGAGCCCAACGACGAGCTGTGCGAAAAATTCCGGCTCTTTCTGGAGGCCCTGCACTTTACCGGCTTTTCCAACTTCGACATCAAGTACGACCAGCGGGACGGGAAATTCAAGGCCTTTGAGATCAACACCCGCCAGGGGCGCAGCAACTACTACGTCACCGGCGCGGGATACAACCTGGCACGGATTCTGGTGGAGGACCGGGTGGAGCACAGGCCCCAGCCGCTCACCGTCACCCACAACCGCTCCCTGTGGATGGTGGTCCCCCGCAGGGTGGCCTACGAGTACACCCCCAGGCGCTATCACCAGGAGATGCGCGCCCTCATCCAGGCGGGAGCGGTCACCAATCCCTTGCGGTACGGCCCGGATTCCGCCCTGAAGCGGAAGCTGAAGCTGGAGAAGAACCAACTGGGGCACTTCGTCAAATTCAAAAAGTACTACCACCGGCCGGAATAG